From Penicillium psychrofluorescens genome assembly, chromosome: 1, one genomic window encodes:
- a CDS encoding uncharacterized protein (ID:PFLUO_000703-T1.cds;~source:funannotate) → MAFKSYLQWAAVIAASVQLGAAQTYTSCNPLEETCKADTGLNQYQLNTDFTTGSSAFKRWNTTAGTVESTSLGAKFTIAEQGDAPTIESDFYIFFGYVEIKMRAANGTGIISTAVMESDDLDEIDWEQISTYDSSIETDYFGKGNTTSYDRDTKVSVSSPEETFHSYAVNWTSSKIDWLLDGQVVRTLDYAAAVDGTNFPQTPMRVKIGIWAGGDPSNSEGTIEWAGGQTDYTTGPFSMYVESVNIINYNPAQSYKYTDKTGSYTSIKASNGTTPTNLIGPSTSSNSTARSSALASAKLSSSAAAATSANASPSSSTAMSTSAASSYFSSLFGIVLAAFVAGMVRL, encoded by the exons ATGGCTTTCAAGTCCTATCTGCAGTGGGCTGCAGTAATCGCGGCGTCCGTCCAGCTTGGTGCTGCCCAAACTTATACCAGCTGCAACCCGCTAGAGG AAACCTGCAAAGCCGACACTGGTCTGAACCAGTACCAACTCAACACTGATTTTACCACTGGCTCATCCGCCTTCAAGCGCTGGAATACCACTGCCGGCACTGTGGAGAGTACCTCTCTCGGAGCCAAGTTCACCATCGCTGAGCAAGGTGATGCACCTACCATCGAGAGCGATttctacatcttcttcggctaTGTGGAGATTAAGATGAGAGCGGCCAATGGTACGGGCATCATCAGCAcggcggtgatggagtcTGATGACCTTGACGAGATCGATTGG GAGCAAATTAGTACCTATGACAGCTCGATCGAGACCGACTACTTCGGCAAAGGTAACACGACCAGCTACGACCGCGACACGAAAGTCAGCGTCTCTAGCCCCGAGGAAACCTTCCACAGCTACGCCGTGAACTGGACGTCCAGCAAGATCGACTGGCTCCTAGACGGCCAGGTGGTGCGCACGCTGGACTACGCCGCCGCAGTGGACGGCACCAACTTCCCACAGACGCCGATGCGCGTCAAAATCGGCATCTGGGCCGGCGGTGACCCGAGCAACTCGGAGGGTACCATCGAGTGGGCTGGTGGACAGACAGATTACACTACCGGGCCGTTCTCCATGTACGTTGAGTCGgtcaacatcatcaactacAACCCAGCGCAGTCGTACAAGTACACCGATAAGACGGGCTCGTACACCAGCATCAAGGCGTCGAATGGCACTACTCCCACCAACTTGATTGGCCCGTCGACGTCGTCCAATTCGACGGCCAGGTCTTCGGCTCTGGCGTCGGCAAAGCTGTCtagctctgctgctgctgctactAGCGCTAATGCttccccctcttcctcgactGCTATGTCCACCTCGGCCGCTTCTTCTTACTTTTCTTCTCTGTTTGGTATCGTTCTGGCCGCTTTTGTGGCTGGTATGGTTCGTTTGTAA
- a CDS encoding uncharacterized protein (ID:PFLUO_000701-T1.cds;~source:funannotate), producing the protein MATEQRKIKAVFFDFMGTCLDWHSSVVGSCPPAIAKEDASKLALEWRRQYFIEINKRFLQNLEPEDIDITLSRVLSLVLEQFPDQRPHFTSDVKQQLIAAWHAQPAWPEVRKAIQSIREDLGLEVFVHANGTTRLQLDLTRSSGLSFNMLFSSQLLGVYKPSPEAYNKALQLVKLQPEEVVLVAAHAYDLRGAQSVGMKTIYVHRWTDDIDEDMLKVKNEFGVFLENMEGLPAAIASMS; encoded by the coding sequence ATGGCTACAGAACAACGCAAAATCAAAGCAGTCTTCTTCGATTTCATGGGCACCTGCCTCGACTGGCACAGCAGCGTGGTAGGATCATGCCCTCCCGCGATCGCCAAGGAAGATGCTTCCAAATTAGCTCTTGAATGGCGCAGACAATACTTTATCGAGATCAACAAGCGGTTCCTTCAAAACCTTGAGCCTGAAGACATCGACATAACGCTTTCCCGTGTGCTGAGCCTTGTTCTCGAACAATTTCCAGACCAAAGACCTCATTTTACCTCTGACGTCAAACAACAATTAATTGCAGCGTGGCATGCCCAGCCAGCGTGGCCAGAGGTCCGAAAAGCAATCCAGAGCATCCGGGAAgatcttggtcttgaggTTTTCGTTCACGCGAATGGCACGACTCGTCTCCAACTTGATCTTACTCGCTCGTCGGGATTGAGCTTCAATATGCTGTTTTCAAGTCAGTTGCTGGGTGTGTACAAGCCTAGTCCTGAAGCGTACAACAAGGCCTTGCAGCTTGTCAAGCTTCAGCCGGAGGAAGTAGTTCTGGTCGCAGCGCATGCATATGACCTGCGAGGAGCCCAGAGTGTTGGAATGAAGACCATCTATGTTCATCGCTGGACTGATGATATTGACGAAGACATGCTGAAGGTGAAGAATGAGTTTGGCGTGTTTTTGGAAAACATGGAAGGCCTTCCTGCTGCAATTGCAAGCATGTCGTAA
- a CDS encoding uncharacterized protein (ID:PFLUO_000700-T1.cds;~source:funannotate) yields MPAKMPISYPSDSEIIPDSRDAATESGYVSGSSSVDYIPEIVFTKPHLQFLNRQLQFLEPQDVLRWCITSLPHLFQTTAFGLTGLVTLDMLSKLDVPRPQMVDLIFLDTQYHFSETLALVDRVRKRYPHNNVHVYKPADVESTAEFEAKYGSRLWETDDQLYDWVAKVEPAQRAYREMNVHAVLTGRRRSQGGKRGDLDIIEVDEAGLIKVNPFANWSFDQVKQYVNEHNVPYNELLDRGYKSVGDWHSTQPVSDTEDERSGRWKGKQKSECGIHNPRSKYAMYLMEMERKRQEEALSQALQTQLSPAAQ; encoded by the exons ATGCCGGCCAAGATGCCCATCAGTTACCCCTCGGATTCAGAGATCATTCCTGACTCTCGAGATGCCGCCACCGAGTCTGGATACGTGAGCGGTTCTTCCAGTGTAGACTATATCCCTGAGATTGTCTTCACGAAGCCTCACCTCCAGTTTCTCAACCGCCAACTCCAGTTCCTCGAGCCCCAAG ATGTCCTGCGATGGTGCATCACCTCGCTCCCTCATCTTTTCCAGACCACCGCCTTTGGGCTGACTGGACTCGTCACTCTGGACATGCTCTCCAAGCTGGATGTCCCACGGCCACAGATGGTCgacctcatcttcctcgataCTCAGTACCACTTTTCTGAGACTCTTGCACTCGTCGACCGTGTGCGGAAGAGGTATCCCCACAACAACGTGCACGTCTACAAGCCCGCCGACGTCGAGAGTACCGCTGAATTCGAGGCCAAGTATGGTTCCCGTCTTTGGGAGACTGACGACCAACTGTACGACTGGGTCGCCAAGGTGGAGCCCGCCCAGCGTGCCTACCGCGAAATGAATGTCCACGCCGTCCTCaccggccgccgccgcagccagGGTGGCAAGCGTGGTGACCTTGACATcatcgaggtcgacgaggccggcCTGATCAAGGTCAACCCCTTCGCCAACTGGTCCTTCGACCAGGTCAAGCAGTACGTCAATGAACATAACGTTCCCTACAACGAACTTCTGGACCGCGGCTACAAGAGCGTCGGCGACTGGCACTCGACCCAGCCCGTCTCTGACACCGAGGACGAGCGTTCCGGTCGCTGGAAGGGCAAGCAGAAGTCCGAGTGCGGTATTCACAACCCCCGCTCCAAGTACGCCATGTATCTtatggagatggagcgcaAGCGCCAGGAGGAGGCGTTGTCGCAGGCATTGCAGACACAGCTGTCGCCGGCAGCCCAGTGA
- a CDS encoding uncharacterized protein (ID:PFLUO_000704-T1.cds;~source:funannotate) — translation MSTGNPSSYTSSSPLASLYPTIEGTPAIMNNMNNANQYRITSGVGMSLPTTYTPTTHRVSKAKKGKRVHVCEYPRCQKVFTRAEHRRRHEIRHYSKKSYPCTFQDCKRVFHRSDYLTRHLEKHECGVRVPSRNPSTNSNSSRVQQTSQTRSADVAVESIIQINAAPTSYPNTWTSMEASLPPNPAWFNQIPDSVESGHFYSTTPELSDSPIPMADFASPAASPASFIYEHPQILDPYLHGPASDVGSGVGSPVPWEKMEHYMLPFHYEPVPKHDMAHSPPFQYTSWSSPDSFASLHDFSVSPMVYGQPAMC, via the exons ATGTCTACTGGCAATCCCTCTTCCTAcacatcatcttcaccttTGGCCTCTCTTTACCCTACTATTGAGGGCACTCCCGCCATCATGAACAACATGAACAACGCCAACCAGTACCGCATCACTTCTGGCGTAGGCATGTCTCTGCCCACCACCTAcacccccaccacccatcGCGTTAGCAAAgccaagaagggcaagcgCGTGCACGTCTGCGAGTATCCCAGATGCCAAAAG GTCTTCACTCGGGCTGAgcaccgccggcggcacGAGATACGCCACTACTCCAAGAAATCCTATCCGTGTACCTTCCAGGACTGCAAGCGGGTCTTCCACCGGTCCGACTACCTTACTCGCCACCTGGAGAAGCA TGAATGCGGAGTCCGAGTTCCCTCGCGCAATCCATCCACCAATTCCAACTCGTCCCGAGTCCAGCAGACTTCGCAAACGCGCTCTGCCGATGTCGCCGTGGAATCCATCATCCAAATCAACGCGGCCCCAACATCCTACCCCAACACCTGGACCAGCATGGAAGCCTCCCTGCCACCAAATCCCGCATGGTTCAACCAGATCCCAGACTCCGTCGAAAGTGGCCATTTCTACTCCACCACCCCTGAGCTGAGCGACTCTCCTATCCCAATGGCCGATTTCGCCAGCCCCGCCGCCTCTCCCGCATCCTTCATCTACGAGCACCCCCAGATCCTTGACCCGTATCTCCACGGCCCTGCCTCGGACGTGGGTTCGGGAGTTGGCTCGCCTGTCCcctgggagaagatggaacACTACATGCTCCCATTCCACTATGAGCCTGTTCCGAAGCACGATATGGCCCACTCTCCTCCTTTCCAGTACACGTCGTGGTCTAGCCCCGACAGCTTTGCTTCTCTGCATGACTTTTCGGTTTCCCCCATGGTCTACGGTCAGCCCGCTATGTGCTGA